In a genomic window of Nyctibius grandis isolate bNycGra1 chromosome 4, bNycGra1.pri, whole genome shotgun sequence:
- the CYB5R2 gene encoding NADH-cytochrome b5 reductase 2 isoform X1, which produces MKAMRIEGAPVAVAVAVVAASALLLLLLRGTRRRASGPVTLQDPLAKYPLRLVDKEEISHDTKKFRFGLPSPDHILGLPVGQHVYLSAKIDGNLVIRAYTPVSSDETKGYVDLIIKVYHKNVNPKFPEGGKMSQYLDDMKIGDIIDFRGPNGLLVYKGAGTFLIKPHKKSEAEKKFAKHLGMIAGGTGITPMLQLIRHITNDPKDSTKCYLLFANQTEKDILLRAELEDIAKRHPEQFTLWYTLDRPPQDWKYSSGFVTADMIKAHLPSPGSDTLILMCGPPPMIQFACQPNLDKLGYPKSSTFSY; this is translated from the exons ATGAAGGCGATGAGAATTGAG GGTGCCCCTGTGGCCGTCGCCGTGGCCGTGGTAGCTGcatctgccctgctgctgctgctgctcagagggaCGCGACGGAGGGCGAGCGGCCCCGTCACCTTGCAGGACCCCCTCGCCAAGTACCCGCTGCGGCTGGTGGACAAAGAG gaaatCAGTCATGATACCAAGAAATTCCGGTTTGGGCTACCTTCACCAGATCATATATTAGGATTACCTGTAG GCCAACATGTTTATCTTTCTGCAAAAATTGATGGTAATCTGGTGATTCGAGCCTATACCCCAGTTTCCAGTGATGAGACAAAAGGTTATGTTGATTTAATTATAAAG GTCTACCACAAAAATGTGAATCCCAAGTTTCCAGAAGGTGGGAAGATGTCCCAGTACCTAGATGACATGAAGATTGGAGATATTATTGACTTCAGAGGGCCAAATGGGCTCCTTGTCTATAAGGGGGCAG GTACCTTTCTTATCAAGCCTCATAAGAAGTCTGAAGCAGAGAAGAAGTTTGCAAAGCATCTTGGGATGATAGCTGGAGGAACAG gaATAACTCCTATGTTGCAGCTGATCCGTCATATCACAAACGATCCTAAGGACTCCACAAAATGTTACCTTCTTTTTGCTAATCAG acagaaaaagatatatTACTGAGAGCTGAGCTAGAAGACATTGCTAAGAGGCATCCTGAGCAGTTCACACTCTGGTATACACTGGACAGACCTCCACAAG attgGAAGTACAGTTCTGGCTTCGTCACTGCAGACATGATTAAAGCCCACCTCCCTTCCCCTGGCAGTGACACACTCATTCTCATGTGTGGGCCACCACCTATGATTCAGTTTGCGTGTCAGCCCAACCTGGACAAACTCGGCTATCCCAAGAGCAGTACATTTTCTTATTAA
- the CYB5R2 gene encoding NADH-cytochrome b5 reductase 2 isoform X2: protein MEVLTGAPVAVAVAVVAASALLLLLLRGTRRRASGPVTLQDPLAKYPLRLVDKEEISHDTKKFRFGLPSPDHILGLPVGQHVYLSAKIDGNLVIRAYTPVSSDETKGYVDLIIKVYHKNVNPKFPEGGKMSQYLDDMKIGDIIDFRGPNGLLVYKGAGTFLIKPHKKSEAEKKFAKHLGMIAGGTGITPMLQLIRHITNDPKDSTKCYLLFANQTEKDILLRAELEDIAKRHPEQFTLWYTLDRPPQDWKYSSGFVTADMIKAHLPSPGSDTLILMCGPPPMIQFACQPNLDKLGYPKSSTFSY, encoded by the exons ATGGAGGTGCTCACG GGTGCCCCTGTGGCCGTCGCCGTGGCCGTGGTAGCTGcatctgccctgctgctgctgctgctcagagggaCGCGACGGAGGGCGAGCGGCCCCGTCACCTTGCAGGACCCCCTCGCCAAGTACCCGCTGCGGCTGGTGGACAAAGAG gaaatCAGTCATGATACCAAGAAATTCCGGTTTGGGCTACCTTCACCAGATCATATATTAGGATTACCTGTAG GCCAACATGTTTATCTTTCTGCAAAAATTGATGGTAATCTGGTGATTCGAGCCTATACCCCAGTTTCCAGTGATGAGACAAAAGGTTATGTTGATTTAATTATAAAG GTCTACCACAAAAATGTGAATCCCAAGTTTCCAGAAGGTGGGAAGATGTCCCAGTACCTAGATGACATGAAGATTGGAGATATTATTGACTTCAGAGGGCCAAATGGGCTCCTTGTCTATAAGGGGGCAG GTACCTTTCTTATCAAGCCTCATAAGAAGTCTGAAGCAGAGAAGAAGTTTGCAAAGCATCTTGGGATGATAGCTGGAGGAACAG gaATAACTCCTATGTTGCAGCTGATCCGTCATATCACAAACGATCCTAAGGACTCCACAAAATGTTACCTTCTTTTTGCTAATCAG acagaaaaagatatatTACTGAGAGCTGAGCTAGAAGACATTGCTAAGAGGCATCCTGAGCAGTTCACACTCTGGTATACACTGGACAGACCTCCACAAG attgGAAGTACAGTTCTGGCTTCGTCACTGCAGACATGATTAAAGCCCACCTCCCTTCCCCTGGCAGTGACACACTCATTCTCATGTGTGGGCCACCACCTATGATTCAGTTTGCGTGTCAGCCCAACCTGGACAAACTCGGCTATCCCAAGAGCAGTACATTTTCTTATTAA